In bacterium, the genomic stretch GAATCTATCGAAAAAATCAGCGCATCCACAAGCTACGGCGGTAATCCCATGGCATGCGCAGCTGCTCTTGCATCGATCGAAGCTATCGAGGAGGATGGGCTTCTGGAAAACTCCCTGCGTCTTGAGGAATACTTCATTAAAAGACTTGGAGAGATGAAGGCATCCCATGCGATCATCGGGGATGTACGGTGCCGTGGCTGCCTCATGGGTATCGAACTTGTGAAAGACAGGGAAACAAAAGAGCCGTTTAACGAAGCCGGAGTTTTTGTCTACAAGAGCGCTTTCAGAAAAGGGCTTGCATGGATTCCCGCCGGACACATTCTCAGGATGAGCCCTCCGATTGTAATGGATGTTGACTGCGCTGCCAAGTGCATGGACATAATCGAAGAGGCTATCGGAGAGGCGGAAAAACATTTCGGATATATGCAAGGGCAGATTACATGAAAACGATACGTTTCGGCGTCATAGGTCTCGGTCTCATGGGGAGGGAATTCGCAAGCGCTGCGTCACGGTGGTGTCATCTTACCGATATGGAAATCAAGCCCGAGATTATTTCTCTGTGCGACCGCACTGTCAGCGAGTCGGTGACCGGCTGGTTCACCTCGAACTTTCCCTCGGTACGACAGGTCACGGACGATTACAACGAGGTTCTCGGGAATCCTGACATTGAAGCTGTATATATTGCGGTTCCCCATCACTTGCACGAAGAGATATACACGGCTGCCATAGAGTCCGGCAAACATTTTCTCGGCGAAAAACCTTTTGGTATAGACAAGAAGGCAAACGATACCATTATTGATATGCTTGAAAAGCATCCCGGAGTTTTCGCACGCTGCTCCTCGGAATTCCCGTTTTTCCCGGCTGTTCAGAAGATTGGGGAGATGATTGAAAATAAAGCGTTCGGGACGATTATCGAGGTTGAATCGGGATTTCTTCACTCAACCGACCTCGATCCCGACAAACCCATAAACTGGAAGCGCATGATCGAATTCAACGGGCTTTATGGGTGTATGGGCGATCTCGGAATGCATGCCTGCCATGTCCCTTTCCGGGCCGGATGGACTCCCATAAATGTCAGAGTCATACTTTCGGATATTGTGAAAGAAAGGCCGGACGGACGAGGCGGAGTTGCCCCCTGCAGGACATGGGATAATGCAACGCTTTTCTGCGAAACAGCCGACAACGAAAGTGGTGACACGTTCCCCTGGACAATTAAAACCTATCGTATAGCTCCCGGCGAAAAAAATACATGGTACATCAGAATTCTCGGAACGAAAGCATCCGCAGGTTTCACGACAAAAGCCCCAAAACTTCTCAGATATCTCGATTATTCCGCGGGCGAGCAGGCATGGACCGATATTGAAACGGGGTATGAGTCGGCTTTTAAAACCATCACGGGTAGTATATTCGAATTTGGATTCACGGACTCCATTCTTCAGATGTGGGCGGCATTTCTTTATGAGCTCGATAACGGGAAGCCGAAGAAGAGGTTCGCAGGTTGCGTAACCCCGGAGGAAACCGCTCTTTCCCACTCACTTTTCACGGCAGCAATCGAATCGCAGGAAACAGGGGAAACAATATCTCTTTCTCGTAAATAGAACGTAATTCATTATTCATTCCGGAGATCGAAAATGAACAACGTCAGAATGTTTTTGATTTTATGTGCCGGCATGTTTGTTGTGTTTGGTTCCGCAAGCTTTTCCGCAGCAGCCGAAGAGGCACAGATTTATATCGGATGGTCCTGTAAAGACATAACGCCCGATAAACCCGTATCGCTCTACGGCCAGTACTACAAACGTATCTCACAATACGTACAGAGTCCTCTGAAAGTGACTGCTCTTGCCCTCGAAACCAGGGCTGAAAACGGGGGGAAAGAACAAGCTGTCATGGTGTCATGTGATGTTATTGATATACACAAAGAAATTCAGGATATGGTGCGGGAAAAAGTACGCTCGAAAATACCCGATTTCGATATCAACAAGCTTTTTCTGAATGCTACCCATACTCACAGCGCGCCTCCCACTGTCCTGAACACCGATAATGATGTTGAGGAAGGAAAAGGAATGACCGCTGCGGAATTTCAGGTTCTTTTCCTGGAACGTGCCGCCGAAGCTGTCATTGAGGCATGGAACGGGCGCAAGCAAGGTGGAATCAGTTGGGGGCTTGGTCAGGCAGTCGTCGGACATTGCCGAAGAGTTCAATTTTCGAACGGAAAAACAGAGATGTACGGGTCTACGGCCAGGGAGGATTTCATCGGTCTGGAAGGCCCCAGTGATTCCGGTGTGGAAATGCTGTTTTGCTGGGATATGGAGAAAAAACTCACCGGTATTGTTCTCAATGTATCGTGCCCGTCACAGGTAACGGAGGCAAAGTATTACGTTTCATCCGATTACTGGAGCGAAGTAAGAAAAAAACTCAAAGAAAAGTATTCCGGGGATTTGTTTGTTTTAACCCAGTGCGGTTATGCCGGCGATCAGTCTCCGCGTGATCTGGTGCGTAATTATCGCGGAGAACCCAATATGTGGGATGTTCCGGGAATTGTTGAAATTGGAAATAGAATTTCTCATGCGGTAGATACTGTTTATCCTTCCGCTAAAAACACTATCAAAACAAAAGTGGCTTTCGGGCACACGGTAAAAGAAATCAAACTGCCCACGAGGAGATACAGCGCGGAGGAATACAAAAAATCGCTCGCGGTTGTTGAAGAAATCATGTCCCGCGAACCAAAAGACCCGAATTCTCCCGACACGGCATGGAACCGCTTTCTCAAAATAATAAAGGACAATGAAGTAACACAAAAGTTCGGGCCATGGGATAACAAGGAGACCGACTTCGGTATACTGAAAATAAACCAGGTGTTAGTCGAGAAATATAAAATCCAGGATAACAATCCCTACTTTTCAATGGAACTCCATGTCATCAGGCTTGGAGATGTGGTATTTGCCACAAGTCCATTTGAAACATATGTGGATTACGGTTTCAGAATTACCGGCCGGAGCAAGGCTGCACAGACATTTCTGATTCAGTTATGCGGCGATTCCGAGGGATATCTGCCAACAGCACGCGCTATTCCTGGAGGGGGCTATAGCGCTATGGTCAGTAATGTAGGGCCAGAAGGGGGTCAGGTGATGGTTGAAGAAACAATTAAAGCAATCAATGCATTATGGGAGTAATCCGTTTGAATTAAACATGGTGTTTGCATTGTGTTTATTGACATCTGAATCTGTGCCAGACCAATGCGCAGCAATAAACAACGAATTCGTATATGCTGCTCTTGGGGGTTGATACCGAGATATTTCGATTCAGGGATGGATTGGGATTATTTCTCAAGCCGTCCCTTGACTACCAAAATTCAGACATGTAAAGTTTTTCACCACGCCTCTAATTCGGAGAAGATTCCCGCATGAGAAAGACAAAAACAGCAACCTCGCAAACTGAGCTGTCGCAACTCAGATCAACACGACGTATCGTGCGGTGTTTCATGAGAATCGCAGTCAGTCTCTTACTCATCGCGCTGCCATGTGTTGCGAACGTACATGCAGCCGAATTGCACATTGGAACTGCTACAGCCGACATAACTCCGTCGCTGCCTGTGGCGCTGGACGGGCAGTTCAACATGCGCATCGCTCAAAAAGCGGCGACTCCCCTTACTGCCAACATCGTGGCGTTGGAATCACGCGAGGGCGACCGATCGCTTGATATGGCGATAATGGTTTCCTGCGATCTGGTCTGCATCCGCCCGAACGAACTGCTGGTAACACTCCGAAGCGAAGTACACAAAAAAATACCGAGGATAGATGAGAAGAAAATCTTCCTGAATGCAATCCACACTCACACAGCGCCGGTTTTAGATAACGGCTCGGAGCCTGCATTTAAATATCCGATTCCCAAACAAGGGGTTTTACAACCTAAAGAATATAATGCTTTCTTTATACAATGCGTAACCGAAGCGATTGTGAAAGCATGGAACAACCGTCGTCCCGGCAGTGTTTCATGGGGGCTCAGCCATGCCGTGATTGGTCACAACAGACGCGCTGTTTACGCTGACGGTTCGGCCCAGATGTATGGTAAAACCAATGTGCCGGAGTTTCGTAATCTGGAAGGCTACGAAGATCACGATGTCAACGTGCTCTTCTTCTGGAACCAGGACAGTAAGCTGATTGCGGTAAACATTGAAGTGCCCTGCACTGCACAGGAAGTTGAGAATGATACATCAGTGAATGCGGATTACTGGCATCCTGTGCGTATTGCATTGCGGAAGCGTTTTAATCCCGACCTGTGCGTACTGGGTTGGATCGGTGCCGCGGGTGATCAGTCGCCGCACTTGATGTACAATGCGGCTGCTGAAAAACGAATGATAAAACTCCGCAATCTAAATAATCTGGAAGAAATCGCCAGGCGTATAGACCTGGCTGTTGGAGAAGCTTACGAGACGGTCAAGGAAGATCGTTATACCGATGTGCAATTAATCCACAAGGTAGAAACCCTGACCTTACCGATGCGGCTGGTTACGGAAAAGGAATATGTGTCCTTAAAGGAAGAAAATGATAAAGCAGCGGCACAGATCGCTGCTGACCCGGCAGCGGTTGACCGGGTCGCAGCCCGAATGAGCTGGAACAAAGGTATAATCGACCGTTTCGAGAAACAAAAAACTGATCCGAACCCGACGATGGAGACGGAGATACATGTAATCCGCATTGGAGATGTGGTAATTTGTACGAATCAATTCGAGCTGTTCACCGATTATGGGATTCGTATTCAGGCGCGGAGCAAAGCATTGCAGACATTTATTATCCAGCTTGCGGGGTCCGGTACATACCTGCCAACGGAAAGAGCCGTAAAAGGCGGAGGTTACAGCGCAATCATTCAAAGTAATCTGGTGGGTCCCGAGGGTGGTCAGATATTAGTCGATCGCACGGTAGAATTGATTGACAGCCTGTGGCCCGGGACGAAATGATCATTTCCACTGAATCCATTAAAGCGTTGTGATAAATACAAGCTGTCAAGGGGCGGCACGAAGTGCCGATTTACATACCCTTGACAGCAACAAAACAACACATTTCGTCATAGGACTCGTGAAAAATATACTTTTACACAGCCCTCTTAAAGAGGATAATCAGCCATGGAAAAAAATACTGATGTGATCGGATTCCAGAATGCTTTTCGGTCAGTTATTGTGGTGATAACCATAATGTGTGCTGGAATATCCATGGTCCTGGCACAAACTGCCAATCCAGGCTGTACCGTTGACGTTTCGAAGCCGGGTGCCGTTGTCGCTCCTATTTGCAGAGGCCAGCAGATTGAGGAATTCAACCACCAGATTCAGGGCGGATTATATGCCCAGCTGATTAATAATCCTTCATTTGAAGAGTTGAATGATCCTGTATCTTATTGGACATTGGTAAAACACGGATCCTCGAACGGTATTTTATATGGTCAAACTTCCGGCGAAACAGGCATGCTGAACACCCGTCAGGATCATTGCATGAAACTTGAGGTCGTTTCTGTGTCTTCAGGAAGCGTCGGTATGGCAAATGGAGGTTACTGGGGAATAAAACTAGAGAACAATACTATATATAAAGTTTCATTCTGGGCAAGGAAAGGTTCGAATTTTGCCGGTTCTATAAAAGCGAAACTGGAAAGCAATGACGGCACCGTTTACGCGGAATCGGCCGATTTTACACCAGGTACTGACTGGCAGCATTTTACCTGCGATCTTATTACACGCGGTATTACACGAGTTACCGGAACCAACCGTTTTGTGCTCTATGCATCGACAACAGGCGATGTTTATTTTGATGTCATTACCGTAATGCCGCCGACATGGAAGAATCGCCCGAACGGTCTGCGGCCCGATCTGGCTGAAAAGTTAGATGCGTTAAAAATTAAATACATACAGTTTCCCGGTGGCTGTACCGCCGAATCTGCAAGTATGGATAAATGTTGGAACTGGAAAAATTCAATCGGTCCTCTTGAACAAAGACCGGGAGACACAAGAAACAGATGGGATTATAAAAACGACCTGTATTTCGGTTTGGATGAGTACTTCCAATTATGTGAAGATATGGGAGCCGAACCGGTTTATGTAACCTCAGCCGGAATCGATGAAACTCCCGCTTCCAAAAGGTGGTTCGCTCTTTGTCCGCTCGATAAAATGCAACCAATCATAGACGATATATTGGATTTACTGGAGTACTGCAACGGATCGGCTTCGACGACATGGGGAGCCAGACGCGCTGCGAACGGTCATCCGGCGCCATACAATCTCAAATACATTGAAATTGGCAATGAAAACGGGTGGGAAACAGAAAATGAGTATTCTCCACGATACTCCATGATCCATGATGCTATATTGGCTCATTATCCTGATATGAAAATTATGTATAATGGTTATCGTCAAAAAAATATACCTTCGCATACTCTGGGGAATTCTGTCGATTTTACCGATGAACATTTCTATTTGAAAGATCTGTCGATCTTATATAAGAAATATGATAGCATCGATCCGGCCTGCAAAAAAATATGTGTCGCCGAATATGCTTCCTCCGTCAAAGGGAATGGCGGGAATGTCATTGGTAATTTCGGAGATGCGCTTGGGGACGCCGTTTTCATGCTGGGATGCGAAAAAAATTCCGAAAGAATATGGTGGACAGGATATGGCAATTATGCCGGCCTCTTAGGCCATAGTAATTTTGGACCCTGTATTGTCTGGAATGATGCCGTCTCTAGCTTTGCCTCACCTTCGTACTACATGCAAAAAATGTTGTTCACGGATAATCAGGGAAGCCGTATTGTACCTTTTACTCAAAATACCGCCAATTGCTCCTGGTCTGCATCTATCGATACCGAACATGGTAAGAATGATATACTATTGAAAGTAGTAAACAATAAAAACACCTCCGAAACGGTAAACATAACTCTCAAAGGCGCCGATACTATTAATCCCGCTGGTCATGCCACTGTTTTGACCGGCGCTCCCGACGACGAAAATTCGATTGCGAATCCCACGAAAGTAGTTCCGAAAACGAGCACGTTTGCTGCCGGCAGCAGCTTCAATTATTCTTTCCCGGCCTATTCGGTTACCGTGCTTAGAGTATCGTGCAAACGCTGATTTACAGGAGTGGGATGGGCTTCCGTTATAACAGTATGTGTCGGGCAAACAAATCTTTCGGGCACGCAGTCTCATGATATTTTTTCAAAAGAATTCGCCGGTTTTACATGTGAAAGTTGAATCTGCATACGATTATTCGGGGGGAGTTTCATGGAGAATGTTGGATTATTGGATTCGATAATAATTATCTCCTACTTTGTCTTTGTAATATTCATCGGTTTTTTTTCGGGCAGGGGAAAAAAGGAATCCGCCCGCGACTACTTTATCACATCGGGGCAGCTCCCGTTCTATCTCATCGGATTCAGCATGCTCGCCTCCTCTGTCAGCACCGAGCAATTTATCGGATCATGCGGATTTACCTACAAGTGGGGAGTTCCGGTTTTCAACTGGGAATTGGCAAATTTCGTCTCCATGCTTATAATGCTCTGGATTTTCATACCCGTCTATCTGAATAAGCGCATCATAACTATTCCGCAGTATCTCGAAATGCGTTTCGGCAGCGGTCCCCGAAATATCTATGCCATATTAAGCATCATAGCACTTGTATTTATCATGCTCGCAGGTGTCGTCTATACCGGCGGTTTCCTGCTGGAACAGATTTTCGGGTTGAATAAATTCGTTGGTATCTGGCTGATGGTGATAGTAGCCGGAAGCTATACGATTTTCGGCGGTCTGATTTCTGTGGCATGGACACAGCTTTTCCAGGGAGGGCTCCTTCTTATCGGGGGTGTTTTTATTTCGGTAATTGGACTGATGCATGTTGATGGAGGATTCAGCGCAATTGTCGGTACAGGCGTACGCTCTCACCTGATCCAACCGTTCAGCCATCCGGAAATTCCCTGGACCGCTGTACTCGTCCTGACAATCCCTGTCAATATCTGGTACTGGTGCACGAGTCAGCCGATGATTCAGAGCTGTCTCGGCGCCAAGTCACGCTGGCATGGAATGATGGGGATTATTCTGACGGGGTTCCTCATTATCATATCCTCTATGGCAATCGAGTTTCCCGGTCTCATCGCATATGCTTTAAATCCGAACCTCGAAAAACCCGATATGGCGTATCCATTCGTGGTCAAAACGCTGTTATCGACCGGCCTGCGCGGCCTGGTTCTCGCCGGGTTGTGCGCTGCGGCAATGAGTACGATAGAAGCGCTCACCCATTCGGCGTCAACATTGTTCACACTTGAATTATATAACAAGATTAAAACCGACGTATCCGATGAGAAACTTATCTCGGTAGGCCGTACATGCAGCGCGATTGTCCTCATCCTCGGCGCCTTATGGGCTCCGATGGTCGGAAAATTCCCTACAATTTTCGAGTTCTTTCAAAAATGCTGGTTTTTCTTTGCCGGACCGGTTGCATCCGTTTTCATTCTGGCCGTGCTCTGGAAGAGAATGACGGCAAAGGCTGCATTCTGGACTCTTGCAATGTGCTTTCCTTTATTCATATTACCGTATGCAATACGAATCGGAGAAATGAAGTTCGGCTGGCAAATGAACGAGTTCAATCTTGCGGGTATCGTTTTCATCATTTCACTCGTATTTGCGATAATTGTCAGCCTGTTCACCGGGAAGTCCGACAGAAATCATGTGGAAGGATTGGTATGGGTTCCTTCCATGATGCGGCTTCCGGAAGAGGAAGTGGCCAACGGATATCCATGGTATAGAAATCTCTGGCTGTGGTGTGGAATATGGGTTGCGGTCATGAC encodes the following:
- a CDS encoding sodium/solute symporter (Members of the Solute:Sodium Symporter (SSS), TC 2.A.21 as described in tcdb.org, catalyze solute:Na+ symport. Known solutes for members of the family include sugars, amino acids, nucleosides, inositols, vitamins, urea or anions, depending on the system.); protein product: MENVGLLDSIIIISYFVFVIFIGFFSGRGKKESARDYFITSGQLPFYLIGFSMLASSVSTEQFIGSCGFTYKWGVPVFNWELANFVSMLIMLWIFIPVYLNKRIITIPQYLEMRFGSGPRNIYAILSIIALVFIMLAGVVYTGGFLLEQIFGLNKFVGIWLMVIVAGSYTIFGGLISVAWTQLFQGGLLLIGGVFISVIGLMHVDGGFSAIVGTGVRSHLIQPFSHPEIPWTAVLVLTIPVNIWYWCTSQPMIQSCLGAKSRWHGMMGIILTGFLIIISSMAIEFPGLIAYALNPNLEKPDMAYPFVVKTLLSTGLRGLVLAGLCAAAMSTIEALTHSASTLFTLELYNKIKTDVSDEKLISVGRTCSAIVLILGALWAPMVGKFPTIFEFFQKCWFFFAGPVASVFILAVLWKRMTAKAAFWTLAMCFPLFILPYAIRIGEMKFGWQMNEFNLAGIVFIISLVFAIIVSLFTGKSDRNHVEGLVWVPSMMRLPEEEVANGYPWYRNLWLWCGIWVAVMTAIYIKFW
- a CDS encoding carbohydrate binding domain-containing protein; translated protein: MEKNTDVIGFQNAFRSVIVVITIMCAGISMVLAQTANPGCTVDVSKPGAVVAPICRGQQIEEFNHQIQGGLYAQLINNPSFEELNDPVSYWTLVKHGSSNGILYGQTSGETGMLNTRQDHCMKLEVVSVSSGSVGMANGGYWGIKLENNTIYKVSFWARKGSNFAGSIKAKLESNDGTVYAESADFTPGTDWQHFTCDLITRGITRVTGTNRFVLYASTTGDVYFDVITVMPPTWKNRPNGLRPDLAEKLDALKIKYIQFPGGCTAESASMDKCWNWKNSIGPLEQRPGDTRNRWDYKNDLYFGLDEYFQLCEDMGAEPVYVTSAGIDETPASKRWFALCPLDKMQPIIDDILDLLEYCNGSASTTWGARRAANGHPAPYNLKYIEIGNENGWETENEYSPRYSMIHDAILAHYPDMKIMYNGYRQKNIPSHTLGNSVDFTDEHFYLKDLSILYKKYDSIDPACKKICVAEYASSVKGNGGNVIGNFGDALGDAVFMLGCEKNSERIWWTGYGNYAGLLGHSNFGPCIVWNDAVSSFASPSYYMQKMLFTDNQGSRIVPFTQNTANCSWSASIDTEHGKNDILLKVVNNKNTSETVNITLKGADTINPAGHATVLTGAPDDENSIANPTKVVPKTSTFAAGSSFNYSFPAYSVTVLRVSCKR
- a CDS encoding Gfo/Idh/MocA family oxidoreductase; protein product: MKTIRFGVIGLGLMGREFASAASRWCHLTDMEIKPEIISLCDRTVSESVTGWFTSNFPSVRQVTDDYNEVLGNPDIEAVYIAVPHHLHEEIYTAAIESGKHFLGEKPFGIDKKANDTIIDMLEKHPGVFARCSSEFPFFPAVQKIGEMIENKAFGTIIEVESGFLHSTDLDPDKPINWKRMIEFNGLYGCMGDLGMHACHVPFRAGWTPINVRVILSDIVKERPDGRGGVAPCRTWDNATLFCETADNESGDTFPWTIKTYRIAPGEKNTWYIRILGTKASAGFTTKAPKLLRYLDYSAGEQAWTDIETGYESAFKTITGSIFEFGFTDSILQMWAAFLYELDNGKPKKRFAGCVTPEETALSHSLFTAAIESQETGETISLSRK